A window of the Brassica napus cultivar Da-Ae chromosome C5, Da-Ae, whole genome shotgun sequence genome harbors these coding sequences:
- the LOC106400146 gene encoding neutral ceramidase 1-like, with product MGFAFAAGTTDEPGAFDFTQGDDKGNPFWRMVRNVLKPPHREQMESHYPKPILLDTGEMTKPYEWATTLTLSLVPALNSSLQILCIGQLFILSVPGEFTTMAGRRLRDAVKRHLQSSGNIEMSGEIHIVIAGLGNGYSQYVTTFEEYQAQRYEGASTLFGPHTLSGYIQEFKKLSKSLVLDRPVQPGPQPPDLLDKQVSFLTPVVVDTTPAGDSFGDVISDVPKNLSLKRGNDLVTVVFQSACPRNDLLTEGTFALVERLERDDKTWTPVYDDDDLCLRFKWSRPKKLSSRSEATVEWRGPESASRGVYRITHFGAAKSLFGSVQHFTGSSSVFAVT from the exons ATGGGCTTTGCTTTTGCCGCTGGAACCACAGATGAACCTGGAGCATTTGATTTTACACAAGGAGATGATAAG GGGAACCCTTTCTGGAGGATGGTGAGAAACGTTCTTAAACCACCTCACAGGGAACAAATGGAATCTCACTACCCAAAACCCATCTTGCTTGACACTGGGGAAATGACAAAGCCATATGAATGGGCT ACTACTCTAACTTTGTCATTGGTTCCAGCCCTCAATTCTTCATTGCAAATACTATGTATTGGACAACTTTTCATTCTCAGTGTCCCTGGAG AATTCACAACTATGGCTGGAAGGCGACTCCGCGATGCAGTCAAGAGACATCTTCAAAGCAGTGGTAATATAGAAATGAGCGGTGAGATTCACATTGTGATAGCTGGATTGGGTAATGGTTACTCACAATATGTGACAACCTTTGAGGAATACCAAGCGCAAAGATACGAG GGCGCATCTACATTATTTGGCCCGCACACCCTGAGTGGGTACATTCAAGAGTTCAAGAAGCTCTCCAAATCTCTCGTCCTTGATAGGCCTGTTCAACCGGGGCCTCAACCGCCGGATCTCCTAGACAAGCAAGTGAGCTTCCTCACACCAGTCGTGGTGGACACAACTCCTGCCGGAGACAGTTTTGGAGATGTGATCTCGGATGTTCCCAAAAACTTGTCCTTGAAGAGAGGAAATGACCTGGTGACTGTTGTATTCCAGTCAGCTTGCCCTAGAAACGATCTACTGACAGAAG GTACGTTTGCACTGGTGGAGAGACTAGAACGGGATGACAAGACTTGGACCCCAGTTTATGACGACGATGACTTATGTTTGAGGTTCAAGTGGTCGAGGCCTAAGAAGTTGAGCTCTCGGAGTGAAGCCACAGTGGAATGGAGAGGTCCTGAGTCTGCATCACGAGGGGTGTACAGGATCACCCATTTTGGTGCTGCAAAGAGTCTATTTGGGTCAGTCCAGCATTTCACAGGTTCTTCTAGTGTTTTCGCTGTAACATAA
- the LOC106399966 gene encoding two-component response regulator ARR9-like, producing MSSENVPARISRCLEEGAEEFFLKPVRLADLNNLKSHMMKTKLKNQKLEEIEKPSNGTAAVEPEIKNSTEMEIKILPLPSELEPKQVHLQQVQVQQEELALSNNKRKTMEEGLSTDRPRPRLEGMATAV from the exons ATGTCCTCTGAGAACGTTCCTGCAAGGATCAGCAG ATGTttggaagaaggagctgaagagtTTTTCTTGAAACCAGTAAGATTGGCTGATCTCAACAACCTGAAATCTCATATGATGAAAACAAAGTTGAAAAACCAGAAGTTGGAAGAGATTGAAAAACCTTCAAATGGAACCGCAGCAGTTGAACCAGAGATTAAAAATTCAACAGAAATGGAAATCAAAATCTTGCCTCTACCATCAGAACTAGAACCGAAACAAGTGCATCTGCAACAAGTACAAGTACAACAAGAGGAGCTAGCATTGAGTAACAACAAGAGGAAGACAATGGAAGAAGGGCTCTCAACAGATAGACCACGTCCTAGGTTAGAGGGCATGGCAACCGCTGTCTGA
- the LOC106402218 gene encoding ras-related protein RABA2b-like isoform X1, with the protein MGVSVFMALYTEEERQRGNRKGNTQQQKKKKIPLSILSACSQRVKILVRPSIFLWLIGRARIREGRQMANRIDHEYDYLFKIVLIGDSGVGKSNILSRFTRNEFCLESKSTIGVEFATRTLQVEGKTVKAQIWDTAGQERYRAITSAYYRGAVGALLVYDITKRQTFENVLRWLRELRDHADSNIVIMMAGNKSDLNHLRSVADEDGRSLAEKEGLSFLETSALEASNIEKAFQTILSEIYHIISKKALAAQEAAGNLQVPGQGTAINITDSSVAKSKGCCST; encoded by the exons atggGTGTTTCCGTTTTCATGGCACTGTATACGGAAGAGGAGAGACAAAGAGGAAACAGAAAGGGAaacacacaacaacaaaaaaaaaaaaaaattccattaTCGATCCTTTCAGCTTGTTCTCAAAGGGTAAAAATTCTAGTTCGTCCTTCGATTTTTCTATG GTTGATCGGACGCGCTAGGATTCGAGAGGGAAGACAAATGGCGAATCGAATAGACCATGAGTACGATTACTTGTTCAAGATCGTCCTCATCGGCGACTCCGGTGTCGGCAAATCCAACATCCTCTCCAGATTCACCCGAAACGAGTTCTGCCTCGAGTCCAAATCCACCATCGGCGTTGAATTCGCCACCAGGACTCTCCAG GTCGAAGGCAAAACAGTGAAGGCTCAGATTTGGGATACGGCAGGGCAAGAGCGTTACCGAGCCATCACGAGCGCGTACTACAGAGGAGCCGTCGGTGCTCTCCTCGTCTACGACATCACCAAGAGACAGACCTTCGAGAACGTCCTGAGGTGGCTGCGCGAGCTCAGGGACCACGCCGATTCCAACATTGTGATCATGATGGCTGGGAACAAATCAGATCTAAACCACCTGAGATCCGTTGCCGACGAAGATGGTCGGTCTCTGGCTGAGAAGGAAGGTTTGTCGTTTCTGGAGACGTCTGCTTTGGAAGCGAGTAACATCGAGAAAGCGTTTCAGACTATTTTGTCGGAGATTTATCATATCATAAGCAAGAAGGCCTTGGCGGCGCAAGAAGCTGCGGGTAATCTTCAGGTTCCGGGGCAAGGTACTGCCATTAACATAACGGATTCGTCTGTGGCTAAGAGTAAAGGATGCTGCTCTACCTAG
- the LOC106402218 gene encoding ras-related protein RABA2b-like isoform X2, producing MANRIDHEYDYLFKIVLIGDSGVGKSNILSRFTRNEFCLESKSTIGVEFATRTLQVEGKTVKAQIWDTAGQERYRAITSAYYRGAVGALLVYDITKRQTFENVLRWLRELRDHADSNIVIMMAGNKSDLNHLRSVADEDGRSLAEKEGLSFLETSALEASNIEKAFQTILSEIYHIISKKALAAQEAAGNLQVPGQGTAINITDSSVAKSKGCCST from the exons ATGGCGAATCGAATAGACCATGAGTACGATTACTTGTTCAAGATCGTCCTCATCGGCGACTCCGGTGTCGGCAAATCCAACATCCTCTCCAGATTCACCCGAAACGAGTTCTGCCTCGAGTCCAAATCCACCATCGGCGTTGAATTCGCCACCAGGACTCTCCAG GTCGAAGGCAAAACAGTGAAGGCTCAGATTTGGGATACGGCAGGGCAAGAGCGTTACCGAGCCATCACGAGCGCGTACTACAGAGGAGCCGTCGGTGCTCTCCTCGTCTACGACATCACCAAGAGACAGACCTTCGAGAACGTCCTGAGGTGGCTGCGCGAGCTCAGGGACCACGCCGATTCCAACATTGTGATCATGATGGCTGGGAACAAATCAGATCTAAACCACCTGAGATCCGTTGCCGACGAAGATGGTCGGTCTCTGGCTGAGAAGGAAGGTTTGTCGTTTCTGGAGACGTCTGCTTTGGAAGCGAGTAACATCGAGAAAGCGTTTCAGACTATTTTGTCGGAGATTTATCATATCATAAGCAAGAAGGCCTTGGCGGCGCAAGAAGCTGCGGGTAATCTTCAGGTTCCGGGGCAAGGTACTGCCATTAACATAACGGATTCGTCTGTGGCTAAGAGTAAAGGATGCTGCTCTACCTAG
- the LOC106402219 gene encoding methylsterol monooxygenase 2-2-like — protein MASLVWQYLVTHFSDFQLACIGSFLLHESVFFLSGLPFIYLERQGFLTKYKIQAKNNTPAAQEKCITRLLLYHFCVNLPLMMASYPVFRAMGMRSSFPLPSWKEVSAQILFYFIIEDFVFYWGHRILHTKWLYKTVHSVHHEYATPFGLTSEYAHPAEILFLGFATIVGPALTGPHLITLWLWMVLRVLETVEAHCGYHFPWSLSNFLPLYGGADFHDYHHRLLYTKSGNYSSTFVYMDWIFGTDKGYRRLKSLKENSDLKQT, from the exons ATGGCTTCCCTCGTCTGGCAG TACCTCGTGACACATTTTAGCGACTTTCAACTGGCATGCATTGGGAGTTTTCTCCTCCATGAAAGTGTGTTTTTCTTATCAGGACTCCCTTTCATTTATCTTGAAAGGCAAGGCTTTCTCACCAAGTACAAGATTCAG GCAAAAAACAACACACCTGCAGCCCAAGAAAAATGTATAACTCGCTTGTTGCTTTATCATTTCTGCGTAAACTTGCCCCTCATGATGGCCTCCTATCCTGTTTTCAGAGCCATGGGAATGCGAAGCAGTTTTCCTCTACCGTCCTG GAAAGAAGTCTCTGCCCAGATATTATTCTACTTCATCATTGAggattttgttttctattgGGGTCATCGGATTTTGCATACAAAATGGCTGTACAAGACCGTCCACAGTGTTCATCATGA ATACGCCACACCGTTCGGTTTGACGTCAGAGTATGCTCACCCCGCTGAGATTCTGTTCCTGGGATTTGCTACCATAGTCGGGCCAGCTCTCACCGGACCCCACCTAATTACTCTCTGGTTATGGATGGtgttgagagttcttgagactGTTGAAGCACATTGCGGCTATCATTTCCCATGGAGCCTCTCAAATTTTCTTCCTCTCTATGGAGG TGCTGACTTCCATGATTACCATCACCGCCTCCTCTACACAAAGTCTGGAAACTACTCTTCAACTTTTGTGTATATGGACTG GATCTTTGGTACCGATAAGGGCTACAGAAGACTGAAGTCTCTTAAAGAAAACAGTGACTTGAAACAAACGTGA
- the LOC125587418 gene encoding protein phosphatase 2C 3-like, whose amino-acid sequence MTDICYEDEASWSSRRRRIGVHRCRISPSEMHQTAAAAVEDKEVVYKRNKQEENDIVNCASPPSRSSPDSEAGESVLLDVDVTRDDVDAGVIAVIPSKKTVRETDPRPRYGAASVCGRRRDMEDAVAIHPSFVRKQTEFSRAKWHYFGVYDGHGCSHVATRCKERLHEIVQEEALSEKKEEWRKMMERSFTRMDNEVVCWGETVMSANCRCELQTPDCDAVGSTAVVSVVTPEKIIVANCGDSRAVLCRNGKPVPLSTDHKPDRPDELDRIQKAGGRVIYWDGPRVLGVLAMSRAIGDNYLKPYVSSEPEVTVTDRTEEDEFLILASDGLWDVVTNEAACAMVHMYLSKRGGRGRRRETPECIEGKDEEEKVVPVVGSKKSGKKGEIADKACTEASVLLTKLALAKHSSDNVSVVVVDLRRRKKRHVAGH is encoded by the exons ATGACGGATATTTGTTACGAGGACGAAGCGTCGTGGTCTAGCCGGAGGAGGAGGATCGGAGTTCACCGATGCAGGATATCTCCGTCAGAGATGCATCAGACTGCGGCTGCGGCGGTGGAAGATAAAGAGGTGGTTTATAAGCGTAATAAACAGGAGGAGAACGATATTGTGAACTGTGCATCACCACCTTCTCGGAGCTCACCTGATTCAGAAGCGGGCGAGAGTGTATTACTTGATGTGGACGTTACGAGAGATGACGTTGACGCTGGTGTTATCGCAGTTATTCCGTCTAAGAAAACGGTAAGAGAGACGGATCCGAGGCCTAGATACGGCGCCGCATCGGTGTGCGGTAGGAGAAGAGATATGGAGGATGCGGTTGCGATTCATCCGTCGTTTGTTAGGAAGCAAACAGAGTTTTCTCGAGCAAAATGGCACTATTTTGGAGTATATGACGGCCATGGCTGCTCTCAT GTCGCGACGAGATGTAAAGAGAGGCTTCACGAGATAGTGCAAGAGGAAGCTCTCTccgaaaagaaagaagaatggCGTAAGATGATGGAGCGTAGCTTCACGCGCATGGACAATGAGGTTGTTTGTTGGGGCGAAACCGTGATGAGCGCTAACTGCAGGTGCGAGCTTCAAACGCCAGACTGCGACGCTGTGGGATCCACCGCTGTTGTCTCCGTCGTTACGCCGGAGAAGATCATTGTAGCGAACTGCGGCGATTCGAGAGCAGTTCTCTGTCGGAATGGAAAACCAGTTCCTCTATCCACAGATCATAAG CCGGATCGTCCAGATGAGTTGGATCGGATCCAGAAAGCAGGAGGGAGAGTGATATATTGGGATGGTCCGAGAGTCTTAGGCGTGTTAGCCATGTCACGAGCCATAGGAGATAACTACTTGAAACCGTACGTGAGTTCGGAGCCGGAAGTTACCGTGACCGACCGCACCGAAGAAGATGAGTTTCTGATTCTAGCCAGCGATGGATTATGGGACGTGGTAACAAACGAGGCAGCATGTGCGATGGTGCACATGTACCTTAGCAAAAGAGGTGGCCGTGGAAGGCGGAGAGAGACTCCGGAATGTATTGAAGGGAAAGATGAGGAGGAGAAGGTGGTGCCGGTGGTGGGGTCAAAGAAGAGCGGGAAGAAAGGAGAGATCGCGGACAAAGCATGTACGGAGGCGTCAGTGTTGCTGACGAAGCTGGCGTTGGCTAAGCATAGCAGTGACAACGTAAGCGTCGTGGTCGTTGAtctcagaagaagaaaaaagagacaCGTTGCTGGACACTAA
- the LOC106401783 gene encoding tropinone reductase homolog At1g07440, producing MTGAEQLQRWSLRAKTALVTGGTKGIGHAVVEELAGFGAIIHTCARDEPQLNECISQWQKKGFHVTGSVCDVTSGTDREKLMQNVSSMFGGKLDILINNVGAIRSKPTVEHTADDFSFHISTNLESAFHLSQLSHPLLKASGCGSIVFMSSVAGVVSLSISSIYCATKGAMNQLARNLACEWASDGIRANAVAPAVIATPLAKAVYDDDFKKAVTSRKPLGRFGEPEEVASLVAFLCMPAASYITGQTICVDGGLSVNGFSYQPHD from the exons ATGACTGGAGCAGAGCAACTCCAAAGATGGAGCCTTCGAGCCAAGACGGCACTTGTAACCGGTGGAACCAAAGGCATTGG GCATGCTGTGGTAGAGGAACTTGCAGGATTTGGAGCCATAATACATACTTGTGCCAGAGACGAACCTCAGCTTAACGAGTGTATAAGCCAATGGCAAAAGAAAGGGTTTCACGTCACGGGTTCAGTCTGTGACGTCACTTCTGGAACAGACAGAGAGAAGCTAATGCAGAATGTTTCATCAATGTTTGGCGGGAAGCTTGATATCCTT ATAAACAATGTGGGAGCCATTCGGTCAAAGCCAACAGTGGAACATACAGCAGATGATTTCTCGTTTCATATTTCGACCAACTTAGAATCTGCTTTTCATTTGAGCCAGCTTTCACATCCTCTGCTTAAGGCTTCAGGATGTGGTAGCATTGTGTTCATGTCCTCTGTTGCTGGAGTTGTGTCGCTTAGCATCAGCTCCATCTACTGTGCAACTAAag GGGCTATGAATCAGCTAGCAAGGAACTTGGCATGTGAGTGGGCTAGTGATGGAATTAGGGCTAATGCTGTGGCTCCTGCTGTCATTGCAACTCCTCTGGCTAAAGCT GTATACGATGATGACTTCAAGAAGGCTGTAACGTCTAGAAAGCCGTTGGGGCGTTTCGGGGAGCCTGAAGAGGTTGCTTCGCTCGTGGCTTTTCTATGTATGCCTGCAGCTTCTTATATAACTGGTCAGACCATTTGTGTCGATGGAGGTCTCTCTGTCAATGGCTTCTCGTATCAGCCACATGATTAA
- the LOC106400469 gene encoding uncharacterized protein LOC106400469 codes for MENSVNMFRQSESPRSPPTRLQRQAPMALNLDNVPANPVLHQSCDAVATSAIPLLSPLYASPNQHSSSLPRQGDDFTEKNGSQPSIDHKEGWKHSTEADHSNQMALVNMFQTKFALVNHSQ; via the coding sequence ATGGAGAACAGTGTGAACATGTTTAGGCAGAGCGAGTCCCCAAGATCACCGCCCACTAGGCTGCAGAGGCAAGCACCCATGGCTCTGAATCTTGACAATGTTCCAGCGAATCCCGTTTTGCATCAGTCTTGTGATGCGGTTGCAACCTCAGCTATCCCTCTGCTTTCACCTCTCTATGCATCTCCAAACCAGCACTCTTCTTCTCTCCCAAGACAAGGGGATGATTTTACTGAAAAGAATGGTTCTCAACCGTCAATAGACCACAAGGAAGGCTGGAAACATTCAACCGAGGCTGACCATAGCAACCAAATGGCTCTTGTAAATATGTTTCAAACCAAGTTCGCGCTTGTAAATCATTCACAATGA
- the LOC106397698 gene encoding transcription initiation factor IIA large subunit — protein sequence MATTTSGVYIHVIEDVVSKVREEFVNNGGPGESVLSELQGIWETKMMQAGVLSGPIDRSLVQRPTPGGGPLTHDLNVPYEGTEEYETPTAEMLFPPTPLQTPLPGTADNSSMYNIPTGSTDYYNTPGTENGSNADVKARPSPYMQPPSPWTNPRLDVNVAYEPERGNTNQQFTQDLFVPPSGKRKRDDSSAQYQNGGYIPQQDGASDAMPQANLEGNTFCITFVGERKVPRDVICSSSKIPQVDGPMPDAYDEMLSTPNIYSYQGPSEDFNNEARTPAPNEIQTSTPVVAVQNDIIEDDEELLNEDDDDDELDDLESGEDMNTQHLVLAQFDKVTRTKSRWKCNLKDGIMHINDKDILFNKALGEFDF from the exons ATGGCTACGACAACAAGCGGTGTGTATATCCATGTAATCGAGGACGTTGTCAGCAAAGTCCGTGAGGAGTTCGTCAACAACGGAGGCCCTGGTGAGAGTGTTCTCTCCGAGCTTCAAGGA ATATGGGAGACGAAGATGATGCAAGCTGGAGTCTTGTCTGGACCTATCGACAGGTCATTGGTTCAGAGGCCAACACCTGGAGGAGGTCCACTGACCCATGATCTCAATGTTCCTTATGAAGGTACAGAGGAGTACGAGACTCCTACAGCTGAAATGCTCTTCCCTCCG ACACCATTGCAGACTCCCCTTCCTGGTACTGCTGATAACTCCTCCATGTATAATATCCCCACTGGCTCTACTGATTATTATAATACTCCTGGAACTGAGAATGGAAGCAACGCTGATGTCAAAGCAAGACCCAGTCCTTATATG CAACCGCCTTCTCCATGGACAAATCCAAGGCTTGATGTCAACGTTG CTTATGAGCCTGAgagaggaaacactaatcagcAGTTTACGCAG GACTTATTTGTGCCACCCTCTGGGAAACGGAAGCGTGATGATTCTTCTGCACAATATCAAAATGGTGGATATATACCACAACAGGATGGTGCAAGCGATGCTATGCCTCAG GCAAACCTTGAGGGTAATACATTCTGCATAACCTTTGTTGGTGAAAGAAAGGTTCCACGAGATGTCATCTGCTCATCTTCAAAAATTCCTCAAGTTGATGGTCCAATGCCTGACGCTTACGATGAGATGTTGTCCACACCAAAT ATATACAGCTATCAAGGACCTAGTGAAGACTTTAACAACGAGGCCAGAACTCCTGCTCCAAACG AGATCCAAACGAGCACCCCTGTTGTTGCTGTACAAAACGATATcattgaagatgatgaagagcttttgaatgaagatgatgatgacgacgagTTGGATGACTTAGAAAGCGGTGAGGATATGAACACTCAACATCTGGTCTTGGCTCAATTTGACAAG GTGACTCGCACAAAGAGCAGGTGGAAGTGCAATCTAAAAGACGGGATCATGCATATAAACGATAAGGACATTCTCTTCAACAAA GCGTTAGGCGAGTTCGACTTCTGA
- the LOC106395265 gene encoding small polypeptide DEVIL 9-like: MDDKWKVSKKDASSSSSSSSKSKFSRSFSTSASSTKAPVFIRSSSTKCSVSSSSSSISSSSSKKEKGSSSSSITQKYSSLAKEQKGRFYIMRRCVAMLVCWHKHDS; the protein is encoded by the coding sequence ATGGACGATAAGTGGAAGGTGTCGAAAAAGGATGCATCGTCCTCATCTTCTAGTTCCTCTAAATCCAAGTTCTCTAGAAGCTTCTCAACGAGTGCTTCATCCACAAAGGCTCCTGTATTTATACGGAGCTCGTCCACCAAATGCTCAGtgtcatcttcttcatcttccatcTCCAGTAGCTCATCGAAAAAAGAGAAGGGATCATCGTCATCTTCCATTACCCAAAAGTACAGTAGCTTGGCCAAAGAACAAAAAGGAAGGTTTTATATCATGAGAAGGTGTGTGGCTATGCTTGTCTGTTGGCATAAACATGATTCCTAG